Proteins from a genomic interval of Sphingobacterium sp. SYP-B4668:
- a CDS encoding DUF5000 domain-containing lipoprotein, whose amino-acid sequence MKIHVISLLAVVLFFTQCKEMDHGPLSTSDGNPSPVTGVHVENTPGGAKVSYTLPGDPELLYVMAKFPSGDGTSTRTVKSSVYANYLVLDGFASTAEVEVELYSVNRAENMSEPLRIKIKPEKPYLEDVFESLEVEETFGGINTRFVNPMGGEYVLHTLYKNAENEWVLYDRLYTKSKGRDYAVRGLLAEPTAFGFYFTDKWRNRSDTLLRNMTPLFEERLDKSKFKHFPLLTDTYEPEYASWAIENLWDNDPNKIFYVKAGLPGAKVPNWFTIDLGAVQKISRMRVNQLAYAEAWMFAAGAPRVFEIYGSNAPPSDGSWDNWTLLGSFESIKPSGLPLGELTSEDIAVAKAGEDFEFAVSTPNVRYLRFKTLKTWSGQVTIAMGEMTLWGQTIQK is encoded by the coding sequence ATGAAAATACACGTCATATCATTACTTGCCGTTGTTCTTTTCTTTACGCAATGTAAGGAAATGGATCATGGCCCCTTATCTACATCTGACGGGAACCCGAGTCCTGTGACTGGTGTGCATGTAGAAAATACACCAGGAGGAGCGAAGGTGTCCTATACGTTGCCTGGTGACCCCGAACTATTATATGTGATGGCCAAGTTTCCTAGCGGGGATGGTACGAGCACACGGACGGTCAAATCATCGGTATATGCTAATTATCTGGTATTGGATGGTTTTGCAAGTACAGCAGAAGTGGAGGTAGAGCTGTACAGTGTCAACCGAGCGGAAAACATGTCGGAACCATTGCGAATTAAAATCAAGCCGGAGAAGCCTTATCTGGAAGATGTCTTCGAATCACTCGAGGTAGAAGAAACTTTTGGGGGTATCAATACGCGATTTGTCAACCCGATGGGAGGTGAGTATGTATTGCATACCTTATATAAAAATGCAGAAAACGAGTGGGTACTATACGATCGGTTATATACAAAATCTAAAGGACGGGATTATGCCGTCCGCGGGCTCTTAGCAGAGCCAACAGCGTTCGGATTTTATTTCACTGATAAATGGCGCAACAGATCGGATACCTTGTTACGCAATATGACTCCTTTGTTTGAAGAGCGTCTTGATAAATCAAAGTTTAAACATTTCCCCTTGTTGACAGATACTTATGAACCTGAATATGCATCATGGGCAATTGAAAATCTATGGGATAACGATCCGAATAAAATCTTCTATGTGAAAGCGGGATTGCCAGGAGCAAAGGTGCCTAATTGGTTTACAATAGACTTAGGTGCTGTACAAAAAATCAGCCGGATGCGTGTCAATCAACTCGCGTACGCGGAAGCGTGGATGTTTGCCGCGGGCGCACCCCGTGTATTCGAAATCTATGGTAGCAATGCGCCCCCATCAGATGGAAGTTGGGACAATTGGACGCTGCTGGGCTCTTTTGAATCGATAAAGCCATCTGGTTTGCCACTAGGGGAATTGACTTCGGAAGATATTGCGGTAGCCAAAGCGGGAGAGGATTTCGAATTTGCGGTCTCTACACCAAACGTAAGATACTTGCGTTTCAAGACGCTCAAGACTTGGTCTGGGCAAGTGACCATTGCTATGGGGGAAATGACCTTGTGGGGGCAGACCATTCAAAAATAG
- a CDS encoding DUF4998 domain-containing protein — MKYNPYYVLILILTVGLAGLAVSCTKMDEHYKEFLQGGEITYIGKADSIVFRGGRNRAEIGWLVLSDPKVDSYKVYWNNKRDSVTGPIVKTDKVDTIRVNIDNLVEGTYQFEIVLFDKKGNSSILNNVIGQVYGQQYQESLLNRTYKAIKRTGRNLEINWMLMDETLHAVELSYLDRDNKTVKKVVSATAEWDTLTNFPIGGTFEYRSVFLPDTLALDKFYTPTLEVEELVQEQLVSKTGWKAVLLPTDTYEAEFSSWKIENLWDNNANGNPNFFYQNPNIPGLALPNWFTIDLGSNNRLTKIKVLQLSHADAWMFNYGAPKTFEIYGSNAPAEDGSWAGWILLGDFASVKPSGSAVGTLTAEDIVVGKNGETFAFANTETPYRYIRFKTKSTWGGNNNVMISELTLWGYPAE; from the coding sequence ATGAAATATAATCCATATTATGTGCTCATACTTATCTTGACCGTAGGCCTAGCAGGTCTAGCGGTAAGTTGTACCAAGATGGATGAGCATTACAAGGAATTTCTTCAAGGTGGAGAGATTACCTATATCGGGAAAGCCGATTCTATCGTATTTCGCGGGGGGCGTAATCGCGCAGAAATAGGGTGGCTGGTCCTTTCGGACCCTAAAGTAGATAGTTATAAAGTCTATTGGAATAACAAGCGAGATTCCGTGACAGGGCCAATTGTGAAAACAGATAAAGTGGATACGATACGGGTCAATATTGATAATCTTGTAGAAGGAACTTATCAATTTGAAATCGTCTTGTTCGATAAGAAAGGTAATTCATCAATCTTGAACAATGTAATTGGCCAAGTTTATGGACAGCAATACCAGGAGTCTCTGCTCAACAGGACTTACAAGGCTATCAAGAGGACGGGGCGTAATCTGGAAATCAATTGGATGCTTATGGATGAGACGCTACACGCAGTGGAGTTGAGCTATCTGGATCGGGACAATAAAACTGTCAAAAAGGTAGTGTCAGCAACAGCCGAATGGGATACCTTAACAAATTTTCCAATAGGTGGGACATTTGAATACCGATCGGTATTTCTGCCGGATACCCTGGCTCTGGATAAATTCTATACGCCTACACTGGAAGTAGAAGAGCTGGTGCAGGAGCAGCTGGTTTCAAAAACAGGTTGGAAAGCTGTATTGCTCCCTACCGATACCTATGAAGCTGAATTTAGCTCTTGGAAAATCGAAAATCTATGGGATAATAATGCGAATGGAAATCCTAATTTTTTCTATCAAAATCCAAATATCCCGGGGCTTGCATTACCCAATTGGTTTACGATTGATTTGGGCTCCAACAACCGTCTGACTAAAATCAAAGTACTACAATTATCCCATGCTGATGCTTGGATGTTTAACTACGGGGCGCCCAAGACCTTCGAGATATACGGAAGCAATGCTCCGGCCGAGGATGGAAGCTGGGCTGGATGGATCTTACTAGGCGATTTTGCTTCGGTCAAACCTTCGGGTAGTGCCGTAGGTACATTGACCGCTGAAGACATTGTGGTCGGAAAGAACGGAGAAACTTTTGCATTTGCGAATACAGAGACACCTTACCGGTATATCCGATTTAAGACAAAAAGTACTTGGGGGGGAAACAACAATGTGATGATATCGGAGCTTACCTTAT